In Spiroplasma chinense, the DNA window GGAGCATCAAAAACTGGGACAGAAACAGTTGCAACTTTAACTGCAGACGATATTAAAAAAATCGCAGAATACAAAATGAAAGACTTAAATGCAAATACAATTGAAGCAGCAATGAGAATTATCGAAGGTTCAGCAAGAAACATGGGTATCAAAGTAACAGGTATGCCTGAAAAAGGGGATAAATAGTTATGCCAAAATTAAGTAAAAAATTAACTGCAGTTAACGCTAAAGTTGACAAAACTAAATTATACCCAATTGCTGAAGCTATTAAATTAGCAAAAGAAACTTCAATTACAAAATTTGATTCTACAGTAGAAGTTGCTTTCAACTTAAACGTAGATCCAAGACATGCTGACCAACAAATTAGAGGGGCTCTTGTTTTACCAGGAGGAACTGGAAAATCACAAAAAGTTTTAGTTCTTACAAAAACAAAAGCTAAAGATGCTGAAGAAGCAGGAGCAGATTTTGTTGGAGCAGAAGAATTAATCCAAAAAATCCAAAAAGAAAACTGATTTGATTTTGACGTAATTGTAGCTACACCAGAAATGATGGCTGAATTAGGAAAAATCGGGAAAGTTTTAGGACCAAAAGGATTAATGCCTAACCCAAAAACTGGAACAGTTACTATGG includes these proteins:
- the rplA gene encoding 50S ribosomal protein L1, with the protein product MPKLSKKLTAVNAKVDKTKLYPIAEAIKLAKETSITKFDSTVEVAFNLNVDPRHADQQIRGALVLPGGTGKSQKVLVLTKTKAKDAEEAGADFVGAEELIQKIQKENWFDFDVIVATPEMMAELGKIGKVLGPKGLMPNPKTGTVTMDVKKALEEIKKGKVEYRTDKEGNIHSILGKVSFKEEDLMKNYAALFDVIRKAKPAAVKGTYIKNISVTTTMGPGIKVLIEN